The following are encoded in a window of Flavobacteriales bacterium genomic DNA:
- the lpxD gene encoding UDP-3-O-(3-hydroxymyristoyl)glucosamine N-acyltransferase codes for MQFTAAQIAQLLQGTVEGDPNATVSKLSKIEEGGPGSLSFLANPAYTQYVYDTTASVVIIGETFMLTGPVKTTLVRVADAQGAFAKVLAMYNTIKLDKKGIAPQAVIEEGATYGNDCYIGALAYIGANAKLGNNVKVYPHAYIGDNVTIGDNTTVFANVTIYSDCVVGANCIIHSGTVIGSDGFRFATGPDGGAKIPQIGNVVLEDDVEIGANCAIDRATLGSTILRKGVKFDNLIHIAHNVEVGENTYYAAGGVVAGSTKIGRNCMFSGQVGIIGHLKIADGTIIAAQSGISKDTKAGETYMGSPAFEVGRYRKSYIHFRNLDSLVERVKKLEMAQGG; via the coding sequence ATGCAATTCACCGCCGCGCAGATCGCCCAACTCCTCCAAGGCACCGTGGAAGGCGACCCCAACGCCACCGTCAGCAAGCTCTCCAAGATCGAGGAAGGCGGTCCGGGGTCGCTGAGCTTTCTGGCCAACCCCGCCTACACACAATACGTGTACGACACCACCGCCAGCGTGGTGATCATCGGTGAGACTTTCATGTTGACCGGTCCGGTGAAGACCACCCTGGTGCGCGTGGCCGATGCACAGGGCGCCTTCGCGAAGGTGCTGGCGATGTACAACACCATCAAGCTGGACAAGAAGGGCATCGCACCCCAGGCGGTGATCGAGGAGGGTGCCACCTACGGCAATGACTGCTACATCGGCGCGCTGGCCTACATCGGCGCCAACGCGAAGCTGGGCAACAACGTGAAGGTCTACCCGCATGCGTACATCGGCGACAACGTGACCATCGGTGACAACACCACCGTTTTCGCCAACGTGACGATCTATTCCGACTGTGTGGTTGGCGCCAATTGCATCATCCACAGCGGCACGGTGATCGGCAGCGACGGCTTCCGTTTCGCGACCGGCCCGGATGGTGGCGCCAAGATCCCGCAGATCGGCAACGTGGTGCTGGAGGACGATGTGGAGATCGGCGCCAACTGCGCCATCGACCGCGCCACGCTGGGCAGTACGATCCTGCGCAAGGGCGTCAAATTCGACAACCTCATCCACATCGCGCACAACGTGGAGGTGGGCGAGAACACCTATTACGCCGCAGGCGGTGTGGTGGCGGGCAGCACCAAGATCGGCAGGAACTGCATGTTCAGCGGGCAGGTGGGGATCATCGGCCATTTGAAGATCGCGGACGGCACCATCATCGCGGCACAGAGCGGCATCAGCAAAGACACCAAGGCGGGCGAGACCTACATGGGTTCACCGGCCTTCGAGGTGGGCCGGTACCGCAAGAGCTACATCCACTTCCGCAACCTGGACAGCCTGGTGGAGCGGGTGAAGAAGCTGGAAATGGCCCAGGGTGGCTGA
- a CDS encoding beta-propeller fold lactonase family protein produces MRIWSTRPKLALSLLATTAVLGFSAFEAFDRSGAPPPAESEGTPKGVPASTFANFESAHVHPMDITPDGNKLLAVNTGNNSVEVYDILPDGIRHSVSITVGVEPVTVRARTNTEFWVVNRVSDNVSVASLTTNRVFRTLQVEDEPADVVFASGKAFVSCSERKAVWVFNTANLAAAPTEVLLVGEQPRALAVSQNGQKVYAAFFESGNQTTVIPGNEFMAQGFKSPQNGNGPGTIVANDVAKPVGPYGGIRPVPNSGPSGFNPPMNPANPVKTDMASMVVRKNAAGQWMDDNNRNWTNLVSGGQGVRVNGWDLLDHDVAVIDVANPQTNTVSYQKHLGNILMAMAVNPATGKISVVGTDATNEIRFEPNLNGKFLRVNISQFNQGSQASTAITDLNPHLNYSTPSVAPALRKQSIGDPRGIAWKADGTAAYITGMGSNNVIMVDQNGARIGSEPIVVGEGPTGIKLDEANERFFVLNKFDGSISTVNMASGKEVARTKFFDPTPEVIKIGRRHLYDTHTGSGTGHISCGSCHVDARWDRLAWDLGDPSGEQVTVGNKLFHPMKGLKTTQWLIDIIDKGTGFLHWRGDKETFHDFAGAFHHLQGLEAPMDPQSMQEFSDFLANTYYHPSPYRNWYTSGANSDGGGYQLRRMNSSTQIPYDRVRGPGTTFQTIQNAGVKLFAVMEVNCNHCHQMQTGRSNHVQAGNENIGADLRTAHKKMGFYFNANSTAGFGYMSDGAFETWLNQTGTQHYFGDYQAELLGWNGGVDLVNSPGSDDVGPGLWHDDNHSLPAVGLQHTLSGTIGNGTGQQPNNVNFLRSLANNFPTELGVIVKGTWNGQRRGFLYVGTGTGGSSVYQPDENGAPTITHDALVAYATNAANNSTLTWTVVHKHAAMRLGIDRDMDGVYDFIDGDVEMELTTWLEGPVIGPVMRTDLRLNGLIPTSDPYGLTTSLKPSVLERVGPQAVVDWVLVQLRDPNSPTTVVAELAGLVQANGKVVMADGSNPLRFPTVARGNYHVLVSHRNHLPAMTAAPQTFGTGITIVDFGSAGLATWGTDARKTLPSGVRALWAGDVTGNGNIQYTGPGNDRDPILARIGGIVPSAVVPGYWPEDINLDGLVKYTGPENDRDPILVNVGGSVPTNIRQGQVP; encoded by the coding sequence ATGAGGATATGGAGTACCCGCCCCAAGCTTGCGTTGTCCCTGCTGGCCACCACGGCCGTGCTGGGCTTCTCGGCCTTCGAGGCCTTTGACCGCAGCGGCGCACCGCCCCCTGCCGAGAGCGAAGGCACCCCCAAGGGCGTCCCCGCCAGCACCTTCGCCAATTTCGAGAGCGCCCACGTGCACCCCATGGACATCACCCCCGACGGCAACAAGTTGCTGGCGGTGAACACGGGCAACAACAGCGTGGAGGTCTACGACATCCTGCCCGACGGCATCCGCCACAGCGTGTCCATCACCGTGGGCGTGGAACCGGTGACGGTGAGGGCACGCACCAACACGGAGTTCTGGGTGGTGAATCGTGTGAGCGACAACGTGAGCGTGGCGAGCCTCACCACCAACCGCGTGTTCCGCACGCTGCAGGTGGAGGATGAGCCCGCCGATGTGGTCTTCGCCAGCGGCAAGGCCTTCGTGAGCTGCAGCGAGCGCAAGGCCGTGTGGGTATTCAACACCGCCAACCTGGCCGCCGCGCCCACCGAGGTGCTGTTGGTGGGCGAACAACCGCGCGCACTGGCCGTGAGCCAGAACGGCCAAAAGGTCTACGCGGCCTTCTTCGAGAGCGGCAACCAGACCACGGTGATCCCCGGCAACGAGTTCATGGCCCAGGGTTTCAAGTCGCCGCAGAACGGCAATGGCCCCGGGACCATCGTGGCCAACGACGTGGCCAAGCCCGTTGGCCCATATGGGGGCATACGCCCCGTGCCCAACAGCGGCCCCTCAGGTTTCAACCCGCCGATGAATCCGGCCAACCCCGTCAAGACCGACATGGCCAGCATGGTGGTGCGCAAGAACGCCGCCGGGCAGTGGATGGACGACAACAACCGCAACTGGACCAATCTGGTGAGCGGCGGGCAGGGTGTGCGCGTGAATGGCTGGGACCTGCTGGACCATGACGTGGCGGTGATCGATGTGGCCAACCCGCAGACCAACACCGTCAGTTACCAGAAGCATCTGGGCAACATCCTCATGGCCATGGCCGTGAACCCCGCCACGGGCAAGATCAGCGTGGTAGGCACCGACGCCACCAACGAGATCCGTTTCGAGCCCAACCTCAACGGCAAATTCCTGCGGGTGAACATCAGCCAATTCAACCAAGGCAGCCAGGCCAGCACCGCCATCACCGACCTGAACCCGCACCTGAACTACAGCACCCCCTCGGTGGCGCCGGCCTTGCGCAAGCAGAGCATCGGCGATCCGCGCGGCATCGCGTGGAAGGCCGATGGCACCGCCGCCTACATCACCGGCATGGGCAGCAACAACGTGATCATGGTGGACCAGAACGGCGCGCGCATCGGCTCCGAGCCGATCGTGGTGGGCGAAGGTCCCACGGGCATCAAGCTGGACGAGGCCAACGAGCGCTTCTTCGTGCTGAACAAGTTCGACGGCAGCATCAGCACGGTGAACATGGCCAGCGGCAAGGAAGTGGCGCGCACCAAGTTCTTCGACCCCACGCCCGAAGTGATCAAGATCGGCCGCCGCCACTTGTATGACACGCACACCGGCAGCGGCACCGGCCACATCAGCTGTGGCAGCTGCCACGTGGATGCCCGTTGGGACCGCCTGGCCTGGGACCTGGGCGACCCCAGTGGCGAGCAGGTCACCGTGGGCAACAAGCTCTTCCACCCCATGAAGGGCCTGAAGACCACCCAGTGGCTCATCGACATCATCGACAAGGGCACCGGCTTCCTGCACTGGCGCGGCGACAAGGAGACCTTCCACGATTTCGCCGGCGCCTTCCACCACTTGCAGGGCCTCGAAGCCCCCATGGACCCCCAGAGCATGCAGGAGTTCAGCGACTTCCTGGCCAACACCTACTACCATCCAAGCCCATATCGGAACTGGTATACCTCCGGCGCGAACAGCGATGGTGGCGGCTATCAGCTTCGGCGGATGAACTCAAGCACCCAGATCCCCTATGACCGCGTACGGGGTCCTGGTACGACCTTCCAAACGATCCAGAACGCGGGCGTGAAGCTGTTCGCGGTGATGGAGGTGAACTGCAACCATTGCCACCAGATGCAGACCGGCCGCAGCAACCATGTGCAGGCGGGCAATGAGAACATCGGGGCCGATCTGCGCACGGCGCATAAGAAGATGGGTTTCTACTTCAACGCGAACAGCACAGCAGGTTTTGGCTACATGTCCGATGGAGCATTCGAAACGTGGTTGAACCAGACGGGTACTCAGCACTATTTCGGTGACTACCAAGCGGAACTGCTTGGGTGGAACGGGGGCGTTGATCTGGTGAACAGCCCCGGGAGCGACGACGTAGGCCCCGGCTTGTGGCACGATGACAACCACTCCCTGCCTGCCGTTGGCCTTCAGCATACGCTCAGTGGCACCATTGGCAACGGCACTGGACAACAGCCGAACAACGTGAACTTCTTGAGAAGCTTGGCCAACAACTTCCCCACGGAGTTGGGGGTGATCGTGAAGGGCACTTGGAACGGACAACGGCGCGGGTTCCTCTATGTGGGAACGGGCACCGGAGGAAGCAGTGTATACCAACCGGATGAGAACGGCGCACCCACGATCACCCATGATGCACTGGTGGCTTATGCCACGAACGCGGCGAATAACAGCACCCTGACCTGGACGGTGGTCCACAAGCACGCCGCCATGCGCCTGGGTATCGACCGCGACATGGACGGCGTCTACGACTTCATCGACGGCGACGTGGAGATGGAACTGACCACCTGGTTGGAAGGCCCGGTGATCGGCCCGGTGATGCGTACGGACCTGCGCCTGAACGGCCTGATCCCCACCAGCGACCCCTATGGGCTGACCACTTCCCTGAAACCCAGTGTGCTGGAGCGGGTGGGTCCGCAGGCCGTGGTGGACTGGGTGCTGGTGCAGCTGCGTGATCCCAACAGCCCCACCACCGTGGTGGCCGAACTGGCCGGACTGGTGCAAGCCAACGGCAAGGTGGTGATGGCCGACGGCTCCAACCCGCTGCGTTTCCCCACCGTGGCGCGCGGCAACTACCACGTGCTTGTAAGCCACCGCAACCACCTGCCGGCCATGACGGCTGCGCCGCAGACCTTCGGCACGGGCATCACCATTGTGGACTTCGGCAGCGCGGGCCTGGCCACCTGGGGTACCGATGCGCGGAAGACCCTGCCCAGCGGGGTGCGTGCCTTGTGGGCGGGTGACGTCACCGGCAACGGCAACATCCAGTACACTGGTCCGGGCAACGATCGCGACCCGATCCTGGCCCGAATCGGCGGGATAGTGCCCAGTGCGGTAGTGCCAGGTTACTGGCCCGAGGACATCAACCTGGACGGCTTGGTGAAATACACCGGCCCGGAGAACGACCGCGACCCCATTCTGGTGAACGTGGGCGGTTCCGTACCCACCAACATCCGGCAGGGGCAGGTGCCGTAG
- a CDS encoding DUF3667 domain-containing protein, protein MAPCANCGHAHDGAFCPACGQKRVVPGIRLKEVLEDALASVFNIEGPFLNTLRTFLSGPAKLTRAFIAGRRKSFTPPVRYFLFGMAFYYLVRWVLQWDPVDAAVASAGGMAPPDTPAMRVNHWMSRHVNLLQPILIALLATFDRVLFPRTGLRWVERLVHYTFTAGTYLFISSTLLIVVKFWPPAHLLSFVIILGIVAWACVHLHRRGVWTVMKAW, encoded by the coding sequence ATGGCACCCTGCGCCAACTGCGGCCATGCGCATGACGGCGCCTTCTGTCCCGCCTGCGGCCAGAAGCGCGTGGTTCCGGGCATCCGGCTGAAGGAGGTGCTGGAGGATGCTCTCGCCTCGGTCTTCAATATCGAAGGGCCCTTTCTGAACACGCTGCGCACCTTCCTCTCCGGTCCGGCGAAGCTCACGCGGGCCTTCATCGCAGGGCGCCGCAAGTCCTTCACGCCGCCGGTGCGCTACTTTCTCTTCGGCATGGCCTTCTACTACCTGGTGCGCTGGGTGCTGCAATGGGATCCCGTGGACGCCGCAGTGGCCAGCGCAGGAGGAATGGCACCGCCCGATACGCCCGCCATGCGTGTGAACCATTGGATGAGTCGCCATGTGAACCTGCTGCAACCGATCCTGATCGCGTTGCTCGCCACCTTCGATCGCGTGCTTTTCCCACGCACCGGGCTGCGTTGGGTGGAGCGTCTGGTGCACTACACCTTCACAGCGGGCACCTATCTGTTCATCTCCAGCACGCTGCTCATTGTGGTGAAATTCTGGCCACCGGCCCACCTGTTGAGCTTCGTGATCATCCTGGGCATCGTCGCATGGGCTTGTGTGCATCTGCACCGGCGTGGGGTATGGACGGTGATGAAGGCCTGGTGA
- the uvrC gene encoding excinuclease ABC subunit UvrC, whose amino-acid sequence MNPLDVREKVRLLPHTPGVYQFFDAEGVILYVGKAKDLRNRVGSYFAKEHTDGKTRLLVRKIADLRVIHVPTEFEALLLENSLIKEHQPRYNILLRDDKSFPFIRIRNERFPRVEGMRNPESDGSDYFGPYASVRTMKTVLGLVHKLYKLRTCNYDLSPKNIEQKKFKRCLEYHIGNCKAPCEGLQSEAEYNEHMGQVREIVKGRVAGLLKVMKPLMHEHAEKLEFEAAEEYRQKIERLESYRAKSIVVNPDIGDVDIYGLVSDTASTYVNYMRVIDGAVVHGITIELKRRLDETDVEMLQLAIAELRSRYHSLSPEAIVPFDPEIEVPGLTFTVPQRGDKLKLLELCERNVRYFMLDKQKQEKLTDPEGATTRTLEQLKQDLRLNELPRHIECFDNSNTQGTDPVSACVVFKDAKPSKKDYRHFNIRTVEGPDDFASMTEAVERRYSRLVTEGEPLPQLIVIDGGKGQLSAALEALDRLGLRGKIAIIGIAKKLEEIYFPGDPYPLHIDKRSSSLKVIQHMRNEAHRFGITHHRGKRSKRIVRTGLEEIPGIGPGTAQKLLNRFGSIKGIREALPEDVVATVGAKKAEVVMRGLASSQ is encoded by the coding sequence ATGAACCCCCTCGACGTCCGCGAGAAGGTCCGCCTGCTGCCGCACACCCCCGGCGTGTACCAGTTCTTCGATGCCGAAGGGGTCATCCTCTACGTGGGCAAGGCCAAGGACCTGCGCAACCGCGTGGGCAGCTACTTCGCCAAGGAGCACACCGACGGCAAGACCCGCCTGCTCGTCCGCAAGATCGCCGACCTGCGCGTGATCCACGTGCCCACCGAGTTCGAGGCGCTGCTGCTGGAGAACAGCCTGATCAAGGAACACCAGCCGCGCTACAACATCCTGCTGCGCGACGACAAGAGCTTCCCCTTCATCCGCATCCGCAACGAACGCTTCCCCCGCGTGGAGGGCATGCGCAACCCGGAGAGCGACGGCAGCGACTACTTCGGCCCCTACGCCAGCGTGCGCACCATGAAGACCGTGCTCGGCCTGGTGCACAAGCTGTACAAGCTGCGCACCTGCAACTACGACCTCTCGCCGAAGAACATCGAGCAGAAGAAGTTCAAGCGCTGCCTGGAGTACCACATCGGCAACTGCAAGGCCCCCTGCGAAGGCCTGCAGAGCGAGGCCGAGTACAACGAGCACATGGGCCAGGTGCGCGAGATCGTCAAGGGGCGCGTGGCCGGGCTGCTGAAGGTGATGAAGCCGTTGATGCACGAGCATGCCGAGAAGCTTGAGTTCGAGGCCGCCGAGGAGTACCGCCAGAAGATCGAACGGCTGGAGAGCTACCGCGCCAAGAGCATCGTGGTGAACCCCGACATCGGCGATGTGGACATCTACGGCCTGGTGAGCGACACGGCCAGCACCTACGTCAACTACATGCGCGTCATCGATGGCGCCGTGGTGCACGGCATCACCATCGAGCTGAAACGCCGCCTGGACGAGACCGACGTGGAGATGCTCCAGCTCGCCATCGCCGAACTGCGCAGCCGCTACCACAGCCTCTCACCCGAGGCCATCGTGCCCTTCGACCCCGAGATCGAGGTGCCCGGCCTCACCTTCACCGTGCCCCAGCGCGGCGACAAGCTGAAGCTGCTGGAGCTCTGCGAACGCAACGTGCGCTACTTCATGCTGGACAAGCAGAAGCAGGAGAAGCTCACCGACCCCGAGGGCGCCACCACCCGCACCCTGGAGCAGCTCAAGCAGGACCTGCGCCTCAACGAGCTGCCGCGCCACATCGAGTGCTTCGACAACAGCAACACCCAGGGCACCGATCCCGTGAGCGCCTGCGTGGTGTTCAAGGACGCCAAGCCCAGCAAGAAGGACTACCGCCACTTCAACATCCGCACGGTGGAGGGGCCGGACGATTTCGCCAGCATGACCGAGGCCGTGGAGCGCCGCTACAGCAGGCTCGTCACCGAAGGCGAACCGCTGCCGCAGCTCATCGTCATCGACGGTGGCAAAGGCCAGCTCAGCGCCGCCCTCGAAGCACTGGACCGCCTGGGGCTGCGCGGCAAGATCGCCATCATCGGCATCGCCAAGAAGCTGGAGGAGATCTACTTCCCCGGCGACCCCTACCCGCTGCACATCGACAAACGCAGCAGCAGCCTGAAGGTCATCCAGCACATGCGCAACGAGGCGCACCGCTTCGGCATCACGCACCACCGCGGCAAGCGCAGCAAGCGCATCGTGCGCACCGGCCTGGAGGAGATCCCCGGCATCGGGCCCGGCACCGCGCAGAAGCTCCTCAACCGCTTTGGCAGCATCAAGGGCATCCGCGAGGCGCTGCCCGAGGATGTGGTGGCCACGGTGGGGGCCAAGAAGGCGGAAGTGGTGATGCGGGGATTGGCCTCCTCGCAATAG
- a CDS encoding T9SS type A sorting domain-containing protein: MAVFNTIIGRLAILIMVFGLGTTVDARDTDCNLDFTVEVGCAPDGTGYALVTDIVNNIGSYGISWSFGGSNQFVAGLVNNDYSVTLTDAANCTAIKYFTIDCIKKDDGGDDGKEEPCQLRTQTQGGWGAPANGNNPGAYRDAHFAAAFPGGLSIGCNKTLTLTTALAVKNFLPSGTSPKKLTQNLVNPGSSYKNVLAGQLVALTLSVGFDNYDPDFGTGGLLADAVINHGTFAGKTVQELLDAANNFIGGCASPYTAGQLNDALDMVNNNFVDGTTNNGKVDCDDKKDHPGDDKNMMHHGEMRTGDEPTGDCNLDFVVETGCAPDGTGYALVTDIVSAITPYHILWSNGAQVAFVAGLTNGDYSVSVIDAADCQTIKYFTIDCEKKHDDEDDKEEPCALRTQTQGGWGAPANGNNPGAYRNAHFAAAFPGGLTIGCNYTLTLNSAQAVQNFLPSGSTPKKLTTNLVNPGNSYKNVLAGQLVALTLSVGFDNYDPNFGTGGLLANAVINHGSFAGWTVQELLDAANHFIGGCASPYTASQLNEALTLVNENFVDGNTNKGKVDCAGKGTPGDNKALELANIADLLAFPNPASDRLNVNITANISGQVAVLLMDATGRLALPTSTVVLNSGEQRTITLDVSGLANGTYVLSLELDGQRSVQRIVIAR; this comes from the coding sequence ATGGCAGTTTTCAACACCATCATCGGCCGCCTGGCCATCCTGATCATGGTCTTTGGCCTTGGGACCACAGTGGATGCCCGGGACACGGATTGCAACTTGGACTTCACTGTGGAGGTGGGATGCGCGCCCGACGGAACGGGGTACGCGCTGGTGACGGACATCGTCAACAACATCGGATCGTACGGCATCAGCTGGTCGTTCGGCGGCAGCAACCAATTCGTTGCGGGCCTGGTGAACAACGACTACAGTGTGACGCTGACCGACGCGGCGAACTGCACCGCCATCAAGTACTTCACGATCGATTGCATCAAGAAGGACGATGGTGGTGATGACGGCAAGGAGGAGCCCTGCCAGCTGCGCACGCAGACCCAGGGTGGCTGGGGTGCCCCGGCCAACGGCAACAACCCGGGGGCTTACCGCGACGCCCACTTCGCCGCTGCCTTCCCCGGAGGTCTTTCCATCGGCTGCAACAAGACACTTACGCTGACCACGGCGTTGGCGGTAAAGAACTTCCTGCCCAGTGGCACTTCGCCCAAGAAGCTCACCCAGAACCTGGTGAACCCCGGCAGCAGCTACAAGAACGTGCTGGCCGGCCAGCTCGTGGCCCTCACCCTCAGCGTGGGCTTTGACAACTACGATCCCGACTTCGGCACCGGTGGCCTGCTGGCCGATGCGGTGATCAACCACGGCACCTTCGCCGGCAAGACCGTGCAGGAACTGCTGGACGCCGCCAACAACTTCATCGGCGGCTGCGCCTCGCCCTACACCGCCGGACAGCTGAACGACGCGCTGGACATGGTGAACAACAACTTCGTGGACGGCACCACCAACAATGGCAAGGTGGATTGCGACGACAAGAAGGACCACCCCGGCGACGACAAGAACATGATGCACCACGGTGAGATGCGCACCGGCGATGAGCCCACCGGCGACTGCAACCTGGACTTCGTGGTGGAGACCGGCTGTGCCCCCGATGGCACCGGCTACGCCCTGGTGACCGACATCGTGAGCGCCATCACCCCCTACCACATCCTGTGGAGCAATGGTGCCCAGGTGGCCTTCGTGGCCGGCCTGACCAATGGCGACTACAGCGTGTCGGTGATCGACGCGGCCGACTGCCAGACCATCAAGTATTTCACCATCGACTGCGAGAAGAAGCACGACGATGAGGACGACAAGGAGGAACCCTGCGCGTTGCGCACGCAGACCCAGGGCGGTTGGGGCGCACCCGCCAATGGCAACAACCCCGGCGCTTACCGCAACGCCCACTTCGCGGCGGCCTTCCCCGGCGGCCTCACCATCGGCTGCAATTACACGCTGACCCTGAACAGCGCGCAGGCGGTGCAGAACTTCCTGCCCAGCGGCAGCACGCCCAAGAAGCTCACCACCAACCTGGTGAACCCCGGCAACAGCTACAAGAACGTGCTGGCCGGCCAGCTGGTGGCCCTCACCCTCAGCGTGGGCTTCGACAACTACGACCCCAACTTCGGCACCGGCGGTCTGCTCGCCAACGCGGTGATCAACCATGGCAGCTTCGCCGGTTGGACCGTGCAGGAACTGCTGGATGCCGCCAACCACTTCATCGGTGGCTGCGCCTCCCCATACACCGCCAGTCAGCTGAACGAGGCCCTGACCCTTGTGAACGAGAATTTTGTGGACGGCAATACCAACAAGGGCAAGGTGGATTGCGCTGGCAAGGGAACGCCGGGAGACAACAAGGCGCTGGAGCTGGCGAACATCGCCGACCTGCTGGCCTTCCCCAACCCGGCCTCCGACCGCCTGAATGTGAACATCACCGCGAACATCTCCGGTCAAGTTGCCGTGCTGCTGATGGACGCCACAGGCCGTCTGGCCCTGCCCACCAGCACGGTGGTGCTGAACAGCGGCGAGCAGCGCACCATCACCCTGGACGTGAGCGGCCTGGCCAACGGCACCTACGTGCTGAGCCTGGAACTCGACGGCCAGCGCAGTGTGCAGCGCATCGTCATCGCGCGCTGA